Proteins from one Sphingopyxis terrae subsp. terrae NBRC 15098 genomic window:
- a CDS encoding DUF4172 domain-containing protein has translation MRWNWQQPDWPNFSYDASRPRNREDQFLKGAGFLVGARIHLDADDRQHLSIEVMTQEAVDSFAIGARYSTVPAYNRR, from the coding sequence ATGCGTTGGAATTGGCAGCAGCCCGATTGGCCGAATTTCAGCTACGATGCTTCGCGGCCGCGGAACCGTGAGGACCAGTTCCTGAAGGGCGCAGGCTTTCTGGTCGGCGCCAGGATCCACCTAGACGCGGATGACCGGCAACATCTCTCCATAGAGGTTATGACGCAGGAAGCCGTCGACAGTTTTGCGATCGGGGCGAGATACTCGACCGTGCCAGCGTACAATCGTCGGTAG